From Anas acuta chromosome 20, bAnaAcu1.1, whole genome shotgun sequence, a single genomic window includes:
- the TTF1 gene encoding transcription termination factor 1, translating to MTEEASAEDFQVREHLKKKKKKRKERDTRQEDDEKETIQDVELFEDEAAQGSEVYKKKKKKKKKKKEREEEEEQLSLAESHVVLEPEVSDEAVIDVPKKKKKKKKHKHDDSTDGQSDVTCISVNQHCIGSCQEDEADYVYIKKSAKKKKKKKHPEEDEVSEQPTSEIQDRSDDEKPAKKKKKKKKKRRASITEDMQEDAAVSVDQSLLPSPEQNRQEEDTVLPSPRGEGGVAVSKPCHEDGDCDASPAACEASVNAPAKSSKPTEKTNQSSTRTPARPIKIKSKAYITDESSSDSDTTTPKPKVSKKARSSTCTETVTSGDVSLDGDESLDSVSFSLFDLDAAKQELEEFIPHVRQISEDSIRKMAGRDLMRFKEFKKQGIPIKFGRFSQKENDQIRKNIEEFMALTGIDSAEKLLFTSRYPEEKHTINRLKARHLFCEKLAEGIPRAWRLIYYRARKMFDSNNYKGRYTKEEKEKLKKYHALHGNDWKKISEMMSRSNLSVAMKYSEIKSPINYGPWSKEETQKLMRAVEEVFLKGMESEDAKSVSSSEKSRRNFLIEREKLLQKLPWNEIEAKVGTRYWRQCKQKWTSIVTNKITKGQQLYRGTRGLQAKINLIKRLYEMKVEDADEVNWEELSDIVGGVPKDYVRARFYKLKVSYVPLWQKKTFSEIIDYLFEEKLPEFEEKLESRKGKQLSSADSTDNQQKKVFRFSDVFDSSEESDDSLKNN from the exons atgacaGAAGAAGCAAGTGCAGAGGATTTTCAAGTTCGGGAGCatctcaagaagaaaaagaaaaaacgcAAAGAACGCGACACGAGACAGgaagatgatgaaaaagaaactaTACAAGATGTAGAGCTTTTTGAAGAtgaagcagcacagggcagtgaagtctataaaaagaaaaagaagaagaaaaagaaaaagaaagaaagagaggaagaggaggaacagCTTTCATTAGCTGAATCTCATGTAGTCCTGGAACCTGAAGTTAGTGATGAAGCTGTGATAGATGttcccaaaaagaaaaagaaaaaaaagaagcataaacATGATGATAGCACGGATGGCCAAAGTGACGTAACTTGCATCTCAGTAAATCAGCATTGCATTGGCAGTTGTCAGGAGGATGAAGCTGATTACGTTTATATAAAAAAGTctgctaagaagaaaaaaaaaaaaaaacatccagaagAGGATGAAGTAAGCGAGCAGCCTACCTCAGAGATACAAGATAGGAGTGATGATGAAAAACCTgcgaagaagaagaagaaaaagaagaagaaaagaagagccAGTATTACCGAAGATATGCAAGAGGACGCAGCTGTATCTGTTGACCAGTCACTTTTGCCATCTCCAGAACAAAATAGGCAAGAGGAGGACACGGTGTTGCCATCACCCAGAGGAGAGGGGGGTGTGGCAGTGTCCAAGCCATGCCATGAAGATGGTGACTGTGATGCTTCTCCTGCTGCGTGTGAAGCTTCTGTGAATGCACCCGCTAAGTCTTCAAAACCTACTGAAAAGACTAATCAGTCTTCCACAAGAACTCCAGCAAGGCCCATAAAGATTAAAAGCAAAGCTTATATCACAGATGAAAGCTCTTCAGACTCTGACACAAC gaCACCAAAACCCAAAGTGTCAAAGAAGGCCCGGAGTAGTACGTGTACTGAAACCGTAACTTCTGGCGATGTCAGCCTGGATGGCGATGAGTCTCTGGACTCTGTATCATTTTCATTATTCGATTTAGATGCTGCAAAACAAGAATTGGAGGAGTTTATTCCTCACGTGAGGCAAATATCAGAAGATTCAATCAGGAAGATGGCTGGAAGAGATCTAATGAGAtttaaagagtttaaaaaacaag GTATTCCTATCAAGTTTGGCAGATTTTCCCAGAAGGAAAATGATCAAATCAGGAAAAACATTGAAGAGTTCATGGCACTGACTGGAATAGACAGTGCTGAAAAGCTCCTGTTTACTTCAAGGTATCCAGAAGAGAAACACACTATCAATCGCCTAAAAGCACGACATCTCTTCTGTGAAAAACTTG CTGAGGGCATACCACGAGCCTGGCGGCTGATATATTACCGAGCAAGGAAGATGTTTGACTCGAATAATTATAAAGGGAG GTataccaaagaagaaaaagaaaaactaaagaaGTATCATGCTCTCCATGGCAATGATTGGAAGAAGATTTCTGAGATGATGTCCCGTTCTAACCTCTCAGTTGCTATGAAATACTCTGAAATTAAGTCCC caATTAATTATGGTCCCTGGTCAAAGGAAGAGACCCAGAAGTTAATGCGTGCAGTGGAGGAGGTGTTTCTAAAAGGAATGGAGTCAGAAGATGCAAAATCTGTTTCATCATCTGAAAAGTCACGTAGAAATTTCTTGATAGAACGTGAGAAACTTCTCCAGAAATTGCCATGGAATGAAATTGAAGCTAAAGTGGGAACTAGGTATTGGAGACAATGTAAACAGAAATG GACTTCGATTGTAACAAACAAGATAACCAAAGGGCAGCAGTTATATAGGGGGACCAGAGGACTACAGGCCAAGATCAATCTTATTAAAAG GTTGTATGAAATGAAAGTGGAGGATGCCGATGAAGTAAACTGGGAAGAACTCAGTGACATTGTTGg AGGTGTTCCTAAAGACTATGTTCGAGCCAGATTTTACAAGCTGAAAGTCTCCTATGTTCCTTTATGGCAAAAAAAGACGTTTTCTG aaattatcGATTATCTTTTTGAAGAGAAGCTTCCGGAATTTGAAGAAAAGTTAGAaagtagaaaaggaaaacagctcaGTTCTGCTGATTCAACAGACAATCAACAGAAAAAGGTTTTCCGATTCAGTGATGTTTTTGATTCCAGTGAAGAGAGTGATGACAGCCTTAAAAACAATTAA